One genomic region from Sander lucioperca isolate FBNREF2018 chromosome 3, SLUC_FBN_1.2, whole genome shotgun sequence encodes:
- the ppfia1 gene encoding liprin-alpha-1 isoform X14 codes for MMCEVMPTISEAEGGGGNGRRGSGSPLQSDSEGHFESLMVSMLEERDRLLETLRETQENLGLTQGKLHEVSHERDSLQRQLNTALPQEFAALTKEVNVCREHLLEKEEEIAELKAERNNTRLLLEHLECLVSRHERSLRMTVVKRQAQSPAGVSSEVEVLKALKSLFEHHKALDEKVRERLRVALERCSALEEQLTLSHKELAYLREQSSQKRGMADGTSEVNHNSENTPSTNGKRSSDGSLSQEEELVHGFGKVSELKDVVDRQSADLGQMKERMAAMVSRISELEEDLDTARKDLIKSEDMNTRLQRDLRESMAQKEDMEERITTLEKRYLAAQREATSVHDLNDKLENEVANKDSLFRQTEDRNRQLQEKLELAEQKLQQTIRKAETLPEVEAELAQRVAALTKCVLCGSKGAKTQKKAEERHGNVEERLKQLEAQLEEKNQELLRARQREKMNEEHNKRLSETVDKLLSESNERLQLHLKERMSALEDKNALIRELEHTKKLIEESHHEKEQLLIQIETMRAENEQGRSRSNSLLHGRSQLGSTPDFRYPVSASSMMDSNSDHYGSALVLRRPQKGRIAALRDEPSKRHVQTLNEQEWERMQQANVLANVAQAFESDMDASDLEEDRETIFSSVDLLSPGGQADAQTLALMLQEQLDAINNEIRMIQEEKESTAIRAEEIECRVGSGDSLGGRFRSMSSIPPSLCAGSSFGDSPPGSGHSTPRRIPRSPNREMDRMGVMTLPSDLRKHRRKSAQDDKATIRCETSPPTTPRSMRRNREAGHAASHEDIRDIRGLAGLQDGQGSNPSSSNSSQDSLNKAAKKKSIKSSIGRLFGKKEKGRPSIPGKDSSSQAGTPESESSPKDGLGMGTLGGPAEKNRKLQKNPMTGHELLEEARMQGLPFAQWDGPTVVVWLELWVGMPAWYVAACRANVKSGAIMSALSDTEIQREIGISNPLHRLKLRLAIQEIMSLTSPSAPPTSRTTLAYGDMNHEWIGNEWLPSLGLPQYRSYFMESLVDARMLDHLTKKDLRGQLKMVDSFHRNSFQCGVMCLRRLNYDRKELERRREDCQLELQDVLVWSNERVISWIQAIGLKEYSSNLYESGVHGALLALDETFDHNTLALLLQIPTQNTQARAALEREYNSLLAIGTERRMEEDDDKNFRRAPSWRKKFRPKDMRGMSLGASDTLPANFRVTGSSAASPSMQPKRSPMDGNRWSEDEGEFPAFKTRMMN; via the exons GAGTTTGCTGCACTAACAAAGGAGGTGAACGTGTGCCGGGAGCACCTtctggagaaggaggaggagattgCAGAGCTCAAGGCGGAGAGAAACAACACACGG CTCCTGTTGGAGCACTTGGAGTGCCTGGTGTCTCGCCATGAGCGTAGTCTGAGGATGACGGTGGTAAAGAGACAGGCTCAGTCTCCCGCGGGAGTCTCGAGTGAAGTGGAGGTCCTCAAAGCCCTTAAGTCACTTTTTGAACACCACAAAGCCCTCGATGAGAAG GTGAGGGAGCGACTACGTGTTGCCTTGGAAAGATGCAGCGCATTGGAGGAACAGCTCACCCTCTCGCACAAAGAA TTGGCTTACCTCAGGGAGCAGAGCAGCCAGAAGAGAGGGATGGCAGACGGAACCAGCGAGGTCAATCACAACTCTGAAAACACACCAAGCACTAATGGCAAG CGGTCATCGGACGGTTCGCTGAGTCAGGAGGAGGAGTTGGTTCATGGGTTTGGGAAGGTCAGTGAGCTCAAGGATGTGGTGGACCGTCAGTCAGCTGATCTGGGCCAGATGAAGGAGCGCATGGCTGCTATGGTTTCACGCATCAGCGAGCTGGAGGAGGACCTGGACACGGCCCGGAAGGACCTCATCAAGTCTGAAGACATGAACACGCGGCTACAGAGAGACCTGAGAGAG TCAATGGCTCAGAAGGAAGACATGGAGGAGAGGATCACCACCCTGGAGAAGCGCTACCTGGCAGCTCAGCGGGAGGCTACCTCCGTCCACGACCTCAACGACAAATTGGAGAACGAAGTGGCCAACAAGGACTCCCTCTTCAGACAG acgGAGGACAGAAACCGGCAACTCCAAGAGAAGCTGGAGCTGGCTGAGCAGAAGCTGCAGCAGACCATCCGCAAGGCAGAGACTCTGCCTGAGGTGGAAGCAGAGCTAGCTCAGAGGGTAGCTGCCCTCACAAAG TGTGTTCTGTGTGGCTCTAAAGGCGCTAAGACTCAGAAGAAG gctgaggaacgccatggcaaTGTGGAGGAGAGACTGAAGCAGCTGGAGGCCCAACTGGAGGAGAAGAACCAGGAACTGCTCAGG gCACGGCAGCGAGAGAAGATGAACGAGGAGCACAACAAGCGTCTGTCAGAGACGGTTGACAAGCTCCTCTCAGAGTCCAACGAGAGACTCCAGCTTCACCTCAAAGAGAGGATGTCTGCTCTGGAGGATAAG AATGCCCTGATAAGAGAACTGGAGCACACCAAGAAGTTGATAGAGGAGTCTCACCACGAAAAG GAGCAGCTCCTGATCCAGATTGAGACCATGAGGGCAGAGAACGAGCAGGGAAGGAGCAGGAGCAACTCCCTACTACATGG aCGGTCTCAGCTAGGCAGCACTCCAGATTTCAGGTATCCAGTGTCAGCTTCCTCAATGATGGACAGTAACTCGGACCATTACGGCAGCGCTCTTGTGCTGAGACGGCCTCAAAAGGGACGGATCGCAGCGCTCCGGGACGAGCCGTCCAAG CGACAT GTGCAGACTTTGAACGAGCAGGAGTGGGAGCGCATGCAGCAGGCCAACGTGCTGGCGAATGTGGCCCAGGCCTTTGAGAGTGACATGGACGCCTCGGACCTGGAGGAGGATAGAGAGACGATATTCAGCTCGGTGGACCTGCTGTCGCCTGGTGGCCAGGCTGATGCACAGACCCTCGCCTTAATGCTGCAGGAGCAGCTGGACGCTATCAACAATGAAATTAG AATGAtccaggaggagaaggagagcaCAGCCATCCGGGCAGAGGAGATTGAGTGCAGGGTGGGCAGCGGCGATAGCCTGGGAGGACGTTTCCGCTCCATGAGCTCCATCCCCCCGTCACTTTGTGCGGGCTCCTCGTTTGGCGACTCTCCCCCAGGCTCTGGCCACTCCACCCCCAGACGCATTCCCCGCAGCCCCAACAGAGAAATGGACCGCATGGGTGTCATGACCTTG CCTAGTGACCTGCGCAAGCACCGCAGGAAG TCTGCTCAGGATGACAAGGCCACCATCCGATGTGAGACGTCACCGCCCACCACTCCACGCTCCATGCGCCGGAACAGAGAGGCAGGGCATGCTGCCAGCCATGAGGACATTAGAGACATTCGAGG TCTGGCTGGCCTGCAGGACGGCCAGGGTAGTAACCCTAGCAGTAGTAACAGCAGCCAGGACTCCCTCAACAAAGCAGCCAAGAAGAAGAGCATCAAGTCTTCAATTGGACGCCTCTTTGGGAAGAAGGAGAAGGGCCGACCCAGCATTCCCGGCAAGGACTCCTCCAGCCAAG CTGGCACTCCTGAGTCAGAGAGCTCTCCTAAGGATGGCTTAGGAATGGGCACCCTGGGGGGCCCTGCAGAGAAGAACAGGAAGCTGCAGAAAAA TCCAATGACAGG GCATGAATTACTGGAGGAGGCTCGCATGCAGGGCCTGCCTTTCGCCCAGTGGGACGGACCAACTGTTGTGGTTTGGCTGGAG CTGTGGGTGGGCATGCCAGCCTGGTACGTGGCTGCATGCCGTGCCAACGTGAAGAGCGGAGCCATTATGTCGGCGCTATCGGACACAGAGATCCAAAGGGAGATTGGTATCAGCAACCCGTTACATCGTTTGAAActtcgtctggccatccaggaAATCATGTCTCTCACCAGCCCTTCTGCCCCGCCAACATCAAGAACG ACTTTGGCGTACGGAGACATGAACCACGAGTGGATTGGTAACGAGTGGCTGCCCAGCCTGGGTTTGCCGCAGTACCGCTCCTACTTCATGGAGTCCCTGGTGGACGCCCGCATGCTCGACCACCTCACCAAGAAAGACCTTAGGGGACAGCTCAAAATGGTGGATAGCTTCCACAG GAACAGTTTTCAGTGTGGAGTGATGTGTCTGAGGAGGCTCAACTATGACAGGAAGGAGCTGGAGAGGAGAAGGGAAGACTGTCAGCTGGAACTTCAAG ATGTGCTGGTGTGGAGTAATGAGCGTGTCATCAGTTGGATTCAGGCCATCGGGCTGAAAGAGTACAGTAGCAACCTTTACGAGAGCGGCGTCCATGGAGCGCTCCTCGCCCTGGACGAAACCTTCGATCACAACACCCTGGCCCTCCTGCTGCAGATCCCCACGCagaacacacag GCCAGAGCAGCTCTCGAGCGTGAATACAACAGCCTGCTGGCCATTGGCACAGAAAGGAGAATGGAAGAG GATGACGATAAGAACTTCCGCCGAGCCCCTTCATGGAGAAAGAAGTTCAGGCCCAAAGACATGAGGGGGATGTCCTTGGGTGCGTCCGACACCCTGCCCGCCAACTTCCGAGTGACCGGTAGCAGCGCGGCATCTCCCTCCATGCAGCCAAAGAGGAGCCCGATGGACG GTAACCGCTGGTCAGAAGATGAAGGGGAGTTCCCTGCGTTCAAGACCAGGATGATGAACTGA
- the ppfia1 gene encoding liprin-alpha-1 isoform X10 yields MMCEVMPTISEAEGGGGNGRRGSGSPLQSDSEGHFESLMVSMLEERDRLLETLRETQENLGLTQGKLHEVSHERDSLQRQLNTALPQEFAALTKEVNVCREHLLEKEEEIAELKAERNNTRLLLEHLECLVSRHERSLRMTVVKRQAQSPAGVSSEVEVLKALKSLFEHHKALDEKVRERLRVALERCSALEEQLTLSHKELAYLREQSSQKRGMADGTSEVNHNSENTPSTNGKRSSDGSLSQEEELVHGFGKVSELKDVVDRQSADLGQMKERMAAMVSRISELEEDLDTARKDLIKSEDMNTRLQRDLRESMAQKEDMEERITTLEKRYLAAQREATSVHDLNDKLENEVANKDSLFRQTEDRNRQLQEKLELAEQKLQQTIRKAETLPEVEAELAQRVAALTKAEERHGNVEERLKQLEAQLEEKNQELLRARQREKMNEEHNKRLSETVDKLLSESNERLQLHLKERMSALEDKNALIRELEHTKKLIEESHHEKEQLLIQIETMRAENEQGRSRSNSLLHGRSQLGSTPDFRYPVSASSMMDSNSDHYGSALVLRRPQKGRIAALRDEPSKRHVQTLNEQEWERMQQANVLANVAQAFESDMDASDLEEDRETIFSSVDLLSPGGQADAQTLALMLQEQLDAINNEIRMIQEEKESTAIRAEEIECRVGSGDSLGGRFRSMSSIPPSLCAGSSFGDSPPGSGHSTPRRIPRSPNREMDRMGVMTLPSDLRKHRRKSAQDDKATIRCETSPPTTPRSMRRNREAGHAASHEDIRDIRGLAGLQDGQGSNPSSSNSSQDSLNKAAKKKSIKSSIGRLFGKKEKGRPSIPGKDSSSQAGTPESESSPKDGLGMGTLGGPAEKNRKLQKNPMTGHELLEEARMQGLPFAQWDGPTVVVWLELWVGMPAWYVAACRANVKSGAIMSALSDTEIQREIGISNPLHRLKLRLAIQEIMSLTSPSAPPTSRTTTGNVWVTHEEMESLAATPPTEDDEGSWAQTLAYGDMNHEWIGNEWLPSLGLPQYRSYFMESLVDARMLDHLTKKDLRGQLKMVDSFHRNSFQCGVMCLRRLNYDRKELERRREDCQLELQDVLVWSNERVISWIQAIGLKEYSSNLYESGVHGALLALDETFDHNTLALLLQIPTQNTQARAALEREYNSLLAIGTERRMEEDDDKNFRRAPSWRKKFRPKDMRGMSLGASDTLPANFRVTGSSAASPSMQPKRSPMDGNRWSEDEGEFPAFKTRMMN; encoded by the exons GAGTTTGCTGCACTAACAAAGGAGGTGAACGTGTGCCGGGAGCACCTtctggagaaggaggaggagattgCAGAGCTCAAGGCGGAGAGAAACAACACACGG CTCCTGTTGGAGCACTTGGAGTGCCTGGTGTCTCGCCATGAGCGTAGTCTGAGGATGACGGTGGTAAAGAGACAGGCTCAGTCTCCCGCGGGAGTCTCGAGTGAAGTGGAGGTCCTCAAAGCCCTTAAGTCACTTTTTGAACACCACAAAGCCCTCGATGAGAAG GTGAGGGAGCGACTACGTGTTGCCTTGGAAAGATGCAGCGCATTGGAGGAACAGCTCACCCTCTCGCACAAAGAA TTGGCTTACCTCAGGGAGCAGAGCAGCCAGAAGAGAGGGATGGCAGACGGAACCAGCGAGGTCAATCACAACTCTGAAAACACACCAAGCACTAATGGCAAG CGGTCATCGGACGGTTCGCTGAGTCAGGAGGAGGAGTTGGTTCATGGGTTTGGGAAGGTCAGTGAGCTCAAGGATGTGGTGGACCGTCAGTCAGCTGATCTGGGCCAGATGAAGGAGCGCATGGCTGCTATGGTTTCACGCATCAGCGAGCTGGAGGAGGACCTGGACACGGCCCGGAAGGACCTCATCAAGTCTGAAGACATGAACACGCGGCTACAGAGAGACCTGAGAGAG TCAATGGCTCAGAAGGAAGACATGGAGGAGAGGATCACCACCCTGGAGAAGCGCTACCTGGCAGCTCAGCGGGAGGCTACCTCCGTCCACGACCTCAACGACAAATTGGAGAACGAAGTGGCCAACAAGGACTCCCTCTTCAGACAG acgGAGGACAGAAACCGGCAACTCCAAGAGAAGCTGGAGCTGGCTGAGCAGAAGCTGCAGCAGACCATCCGCAAGGCAGAGACTCTGCCTGAGGTGGAAGCAGAGCTAGCTCAGAGGGTAGCTGCCCTCACAAAG gctgaggaacgccatggcaaTGTGGAGGAGAGACTGAAGCAGCTGGAGGCCCAACTGGAGGAGAAGAACCAGGAACTGCTCAGG gCACGGCAGCGAGAGAAGATGAACGAGGAGCACAACAAGCGTCTGTCAGAGACGGTTGACAAGCTCCTCTCAGAGTCCAACGAGAGACTCCAGCTTCACCTCAAAGAGAGGATGTCTGCTCTGGAGGATAAG AATGCCCTGATAAGAGAACTGGAGCACACCAAGAAGTTGATAGAGGAGTCTCACCACGAAAAG GAGCAGCTCCTGATCCAGATTGAGACCATGAGGGCAGAGAACGAGCAGGGAAGGAGCAGGAGCAACTCCCTACTACATGG aCGGTCTCAGCTAGGCAGCACTCCAGATTTCAGGTATCCAGTGTCAGCTTCCTCAATGATGGACAGTAACTCGGACCATTACGGCAGCGCTCTTGTGCTGAGACGGCCTCAAAAGGGACGGATCGCAGCGCTCCGGGACGAGCCGTCCAAG CGACAT GTGCAGACTTTGAACGAGCAGGAGTGGGAGCGCATGCAGCAGGCCAACGTGCTGGCGAATGTGGCCCAGGCCTTTGAGAGTGACATGGACGCCTCGGACCTGGAGGAGGATAGAGAGACGATATTCAGCTCGGTGGACCTGCTGTCGCCTGGTGGCCAGGCTGATGCACAGACCCTCGCCTTAATGCTGCAGGAGCAGCTGGACGCTATCAACAATGAAATTAG AATGAtccaggaggagaaggagagcaCAGCCATCCGGGCAGAGGAGATTGAGTGCAGGGTGGGCAGCGGCGATAGCCTGGGAGGACGTTTCCGCTCCATGAGCTCCATCCCCCCGTCACTTTGTGCGGGCTCCTCGTTTGGCGACTCTCCCCCAGGCTCTGGCCACTCCACCCCCAGACGCATTCCCCGCAGCCCCAACAGAGAAATGGACCGCATGGGTGTCATGACCTTG CCTAGTGACCTGCGCAAGCACCGCAGGAAG TCTGCTCAGGATGACAAGGCCACCATCCGATGTGAGACGTCACCGCCCACCACTCCACGCTCCATGCGCCGGAACAGAGAGGCAGGGCATGCTGCCAGCCATGAGGACATTAGAGACATTCGAGG TCTGGCTGGCCTGCAGGACGGCCAGGGTAGTAACCCTAGCAGTAGTAACAGCAGCCAGGACTCCCTCAACAAAGCAGCCAAGAAGAAGAGCATCAAGTCTTCAATTGGACGCCTCTTTGGGAAGAAGGAGAAGGGCCGACCCAGCATTCCCGGCAAGGACTCCTCCAGCCAAG CTGGCACTCCTGAGTCAGAGAGCTCTCCTAAGGATGGCTTAGGAATGGGCACCCTGGGGGGCCCTGCAGAGAAGAACAGGAAGCTGCAGAAAAA TCCAATGACAGG GCATGAATTACTGGAGGAGGCTCGCATGCAGGGCCTGCCTTTCGCCCAGTGGGACGGACCAACTGTTGTGGTTTGGCTGGAG CTGTGGGTGGGCATGCCAGCCTGGTACGTGGCTGCATGCCGTGCCAACGTGAAGAGCGGAGCCATTATGTCGGCGCTATCGGACACAGAGATCCAAAGGGAGATTGGTATCAGCAACCCGTTACATCGTTTGAAActtcgtctggccatccaggaAATCATGTCTCTCACCAGCCCTTCTGCCCCGCCAACATCAAGAACG ACCACAGGAAACGTTTGGGTCACACATGAAGAAATGGAAAGTTTGGCAGCCACACCTCCCACG GAGGATGACGAGGGTAGCTGGGCCCAG ACTTTGGCGTACGGAGACATGAACCACGAGTGGATTGGTAACGAGTGGCTGCCCAGCCTGGGTTTGCCGCAGTACCGCTCCTACTTCATGGAGTCCCTGGTGGACGCCCGCATGCTCGACCACCTCACCAAGAAAGACCTTAGGGGACAGCTCAAAATGGTGGATAGCTTCCACAG GAACAGTTTTCAGTGTGGAGTGATGTGTCTGAGGAGGCTCAACTATGACAGGAAGGAGCTGGAGAGGAGAAGGGAAGACTGTCAGCTGGAACTTCAAG ATGTGCTGGTGTGGAGTAATGAGCGTGTCATCAGTTGGATTCAGGCCATCGGGCTGAAAGAGTACAGTAGCAACCTTTACGAGAGCGGCGTCCATGGAGCGCTCCTCGCCCTGGACGAAACCTTCGATCACAACACCCTGGCCCTCCTGCTGCAGATCCCCACGCagaacacacag GCCAGAGCAGCTCTCGAGCGTGAATACAACAGCCTGCTGGCCATTGGCACAGAAAGGAGAATGGAAGAG GATGACGATAAGAACTTCCGCCGAGCCCCTTCATGGAGAAAGAAGTTCAGGCCCAAAGACATGAGGGGGATGTCCTTGGGTGCGTCCGACACCCTGCCCGCCAACTTCCGAGTGACCGGTAGCAGCGCGGCATCTCCCTCCATGCAGCCAAAGAGGAGCCCGATGGACG GTAACCGCTGGTCAGAAGATGAAGGGGAGTTCCCTGCGTTCAAGACCAGGATGATGAACTGA
- the ppfia1 gene encoding liprin-alpha-1 isoform X4, with amino-acid sequence MMCEVMPTISEAEGGGGNGRRGSGSPLQSDSEGHFESLMVSMLEERDRLLETLRETQENLGLTQGKLHEVSHERDSLQRQLNTALPQEFAALTKEVNVCREHLLEKEEEIAELKAERNNTRLLLEHLECLVSRHERSLRMTVVKRQAQSPAGVSSEVEVLKALKSLFEHHKALDEKVRERLRVALERCSALEEQLTLSHKELAYLREQSSQKRGMADGTSEVNHNSENTPSTNGKRSSDGSLSQEEELVHGFGKVSELKDVVDRQSADLGQMKERMAAMVSRISELEEDLDTARKDLIKSEDMNTRLQRDLRESMAQKEDMEERITTLEKRYLAAQREATSVHDLNDKLENEVANKDSLFRQTEDRNRQLQEKLELAEQKLQQTIRKAETLPEVEAELAQRVAALTKCVLCGSKGAKTQKKAEERHGNVEERLKQLEAQLEEKNQELLRARQREKMNEEHNKRLSETVDKLLSESNERLQLHLKERMSALEDKNALIRELEHTKKLIEESHHEKEQLLIQIETMRAENEQGRSRSNSLLHGRSQLGSTPDFRYPVSASSMMDSNSDHYGSALVLRRPQKGRIAALRDEPSKRHVQTLNEQEWERMQQANVLANVAQAFESDMDASDLEEDRETIFSSVDLLSPGGQADAQTLALMLQEQLDAINNEIRMIQEEKESTAIRAEEIECRVGSGDSLGGRFRSMSSIPPSLCAGSSFGDSPPGSGHSTPRRIPRSPNREMDRMGVMTLPSDLRKHRRKSAQDDKATIRCETSPPTTPRSMRRNREAGHAASHEDIRDIRGLAGLQDGQGSNPSSSNSSQDSLNKAAKKKSIKSSIGRLFGKKEKGRPSIPGKDSSSQAGTPESESSPKDGLGMGTLGGPAEKNRKLQKKHELLEEARMQGLPFAQWDGPTVVVWLELWVGMPAWYVAACRANVKSGAIMSALSDTEIQREIGISNPLHRLKLRLAIQEIMSLTSPSAPPTSRTTTGNVWVTHEEMESLAATPPTEDDEGSWAQTLAYGDMNHEWIGNEWLPSLGLPQYRSYFMESLVDARMLDHLTKKDLRGQLKMVDSFHRNSFQCGVMCLRRLNYDRKELERRREDCQLELQDVLVWSNERVISWIQAIGLKEYSSNLYESGVHGALLALDETFDHNTLALLLQIPTQNTQARAALEREYNSLLAIGTERRMEEDDDKNFRRAPSWRKKFRPKDMRGMSLGASDTLPANFRVTGSSAASPSMQPKRSPMDGNRWSEDEGEFPAFKTRMMN; translated from the exons GAGTTTGCTGCACTAACAAAGGAGGTGAACGTGTGCCGGGAGCACCTtctggagaaggaggaggagattgCAGAGCTCAAGGCGGAGAGAAACAACACACGG CTCCTGTTGGAGCACTTGGAGTGCCTGGTGTCTCGCCATGAGCGTAGTCTGAGGATGACGGTGGTAAAGAGACAGGCTCAGTCTCCCGCGGGAGTCTCGAGTGAAGTGGAGGTCCTCAAAGCCCTTAAGTCACTTTTTGAACACCACAAAGCCCTCGATGAGAAG GTGAGGGAGCGACTACGTGTTGCCTTGGAAAGATGCAGCGCATTGGAGGAACAGCTCACCCTCTCGCACAAAGAA TTGGCTTACCTCAGGGAGCAGAGCAGCCAGAAGAGAGGGATGGCAGACGGAACCAGCGAGGTCAATCACAACTCTGAAAACACACCAAGCACTAATGGCAAG CGGTCATCGGACGGTTCGCTGAGTCAGGAGGAGGAGTTGGTTCATGGGTTTGGGAAGGTCAGTGAGCTCAAGGATGTGGTGGACCGTCAGTCAGCTGATCTGGGCCAGATGAAGGAGCGCATGGCTGCTATGGTTTCACGCATCAGCGAGCTGGAGGAGGACCTGGACACGGCCCGGAAGGACCTCATCAAGTCTGAAGACATGAACACGCGGCTACAGAGAGACCTGAGAGAG TCAATGGCTCAGAAGGAAGACATGGAGGAGAGGATCACCACCCTGGAGAAGCGCTACCTGGCAGCTCAGCGGGAGGCTACCTCCGTCCACGACCTCAACGACAAATTGGAGAACGAAGTGGCCAACAAGGACTCCCTCTTCAGACAG acgGAGGACAGAAACCGGCAACTCCAAGAGAAGCTGGAGCTGGCTGAGCAGAAGCTGCAGCAGACCATCCGCAAGGCAGAGACTCTGCCTGAGGTGGAAGCAGAGCTAGCTCAGAGGGTAGCTGCCCTCACAAAG TGTGTTCTGTGTGGCTCTAAAGGCGCTAAGACTCAGAAGAAG gctgaggaacgccatggcaaTGTGGAGGAGAGACTGAAGCAGCTGGAGGCCCAACTGGAGGAGAAGAACCAGGAACTGCTCAGG gCACGGCAGCGAGAGAAGATGAACGAGGAGCACAACAAGCGTCTGTCAGAGACGGTTGACAAGCTCCTCTCAGAGTCCAACGAGAGACTCCAGCTTCACCTCAAAGAGAGGATGTCTGCTCTGGAGGATAAG AATGCCCTGATAAGAGAACTGGAGCACACCAAGAAGTTGATAGAGGAGTCTCACCACGAAAAG GAGCAGCTCCTGATCCAGATTGAGACCATGAGGGCAGAGAACGAGCAGGGAAGGAGCAGGAGCAACTCCCTACTACATGG aCGGTCTCAGCTAGGCAGCACTCCAGATTTCAGGTATCCAGTGTCAGCTTCCTCAATGATGGACAGTAACTCGGACCATTACGGCAGCGCTCTTGTGCTGAGACGGCCTCAAAAGGGACGGATCGCAGCGCTCCGGGACGAGCCGTCCAAG CGACAT GTGCAGACTTTGAACGAGCAGGAGTGGGAGCGCATGCAGCAGGCCAACGTGCTGGCGAATGTGGCCCAGGCCTTTGAGAGTGACATGGACGCCTCGGACCTGGAGGAGGATAGAGAGACGATATTCAGCTCGGTGGACCTGCTGTCGCCTGGTGGCCAGGCTGATGCACAGACCCTCGCCTTAATGCTGCAGGAGCAGCTGGACGCTATCAACAATGAAATTAG AATGAtccaggaggagaaggagagcaCAGCCATCCGGGCAGAGGAGATTGAGTGCAGGGTGGGCAGCGGCGATAGCCTGGGAGGACGTTTCCGCTCCATGAGCTCCATCCCCCCGTCACTTTGTGCGGGCTCCTCGTTTGGCGACTCTCCCCCAGGCTCTGGCCACTCCACCCCCAGACGCATTCCCCGCAGCCCCAACAGAGAAATGGACCGCATGGGTGTCATGACCTTG CCTAGTGACCTGCGCAAGCACCGCAGGAAG TCTGCTCAGGATGACAAGGCCACCATCCGATGTGAGACGTCACCGCCCACCACTCCACGCTCCATGCGCCGGAACAGAGAGGCAGGGCATGCTGCCAGCCATGAGGACATTAGAGACATTCGAGG TCTGGCTGGCCTGCAGGACGGCCAGGGTAGTAACCCTAGCAGTAGTAACAGCAGCCAGGACTCCCTCAACAAAGCAGCCAAGAAGAAGAGCATCAAGTCTTCAATTGGACGCCTCTTTGGGAAGAAGGAGAAGGGCCGACCCAGCATTCCCGGCAAGGACTCCTCCAGCCAAG CTGGCACTCCTGAGTCAGAGAGCTCTCCTAAGGATGGCTTAGGAATGGGCACCCTGGGGGGCCCTGCAGAGAAGAACAGGAAGCTGCAGAAAAA GCATGAATTACTGGAGGAGGCTCGCATGCAGGGCCTGCCTTTCGCCCAGTGGGACGGACCAACTGTTGTGGTTTGGCTGGAG CTGTGGGTGGGCATGCCAGCCTGGTACGTGGCTGCATGCCGTGCCAACGTGAAGAGCGGAGCCATTATGTCGGCGCTATCGGACACAGAGATCCAAAGGGAGATTGGTATCAGCAACCCGTTACATCGTTTGAAActtcgtctggccatccaggaAATCATGTCTCTCACCAGCCCTTCTGCCCCGCCAACATCAAGAACG ACCACAGGAAACGTTTGGGTCACACATGAAGAAATGGAAAGTTTGGCAGCCACACCTCCCACG GAGGATGACGAGGGTAGCTGGGCCCAG ACTTTGGCGTACGGAGACATGAACCACGAGTGGATTGGTAACGAGTGGCTGCCCAGCCTGGGTTTGCCGCAGTACCGCTCCTACTTCATGGAGTCCCTGGTGGACGCCCGCATGCTCGACCACCTCACCAAGAAAGACCTTAGGGGACAGCTCAAAATGGTGGATAGCTTCCACAG GAACAGTTTTCAGTGTGGAGTGATGTGTCTGAGGAGGCTCAACTATGACAGGAAGGAGCTGGAGAGGAGAAGGGAAGACTGTCAGCTGGAACTTCAAG ATGTGCTGGTGTGGAGTAATGAGCGTGTCATCAGTTGGATTCAGGCCATCGGGCTGAAAGAGTACAGTAGCAACCTTTACGAGAGCGGCGTCCATGGAGCGCTCCTCGCCCTGGACGAAACCTTCGATCACAACACCCTGGCCCTCCTGCTGCAGATCCCCACGCagaacacacag GCCAGAGCAGCTCTCGAGCGTGAATACAACAGCCTGCTGGCCATTGGCACAGAAAGGAGAATGGAAGAG GATGACGATAAGAACTTCCGCCGAGCCCCTTCATGGAGAAAGAAGTTCAGGCCCAAAGACATGAGGGGGATGTCCTTGGGTGCGTCCGACACCCTGCCCGCCAACTTCCGAGTGACCGGTAGCAGCGCGGCATCTCCCTCCATGCAGCCAAAGAGGAGCCCGATGGACG GTAACCGCTGGTCAGAAGATGAAGGGGAGTTCCCTGCGTTCAAGACCAGGATGATGAACTGA